From Pseudomonas sp. stari2:
ATTCGACGTTGCGGTTGAACAGTTTGTGTGCACGCAGGCCGGCGTAGACGTGAGTCAGCAGGCTCAGGTTGTGCGCCGAGTACAGGCTCTCGCCCTCGGCCAGCAGACCGATGCTGGTTAGCTGGTCTTCGATGAACTGGTGACCGGCTTCGTTGAGTTCGACCTGACGGGTCTTCTCGTCGACGGTGAAGTGACCTTCCTGGGTGACTTCGCCTTCGACTTCTTCAACGTGCAGCTTGAGTTTCGGGATCAGTTTGTTGATCTCGATGTACAGCTTGGAGCTGTCCTCGGCCTGACCGGAAATGATCAACGGAGTACGTGCTTCGTCGATGAGGATGGAGTCGACTTCGTCGATCACGGCAAAGTTGAGTTCGCGCTGGAATTTCTCTTCCATGCTGAACGCCATGTTGTCGCGCAGGTAGTCGAACCCGAATTCGTTGTTGGTGCCGTAAGTGATGTCGGCAGCGTAGGCGGCGCGTTTCTCTTCCGGCGGCTGGAACGGCGTCACGATGCCGACGCTCAGGCCGAGGAATTCATACAGCGGGCGCATCCAGTTGGCGTCACGGCGGGCCAGGTAGTCGTTCACGGTCACAACGTGCACGCCCTTGCCGGACAGCGCGTTGAGGTAAACGCCCAGTGTACCCACCAGGGTCTTGCCTTCACCGGTACGCATTTCGGCGATCTTGCCTTCGTGCAAGGTCATGCCGCCGATCAACTGAACGTCAAAGTGACGCATGCCCATGACGCGCTTGCCGGCTTCGCGGGCGACCGCAAACGCTTCGGGCAACAGCTTGTCGAGGGTTTCCCCTTTGGCGATACGGTCCTTGAACTCGGCAGTCTTGGCGCGCAGTTGATCGTCCGAAAGAGCGACCATCTTCTCTTCGAAGGCATTGACGAGCTGCACCGTCTTGAGCATGCGTTTGACTTCACGCTCGTTCTTGCTTCCAAAAAGTTTCTTTAACAAAGGCGCAAACATATCGGCAGGATCTTCCACACTAAAGGGATGGAGGGCGGCCCCGTGAGTCGCCCGTGCAGCCCTCATGGCCGCATGCGAACGAGCATTCTACCCGGAAACGGTGGTGAGGAAAGTGGCGATATTCCACGATGCTGGCACTGCGCTTTGACGGGGCTCACTTAAAATAGGGGCGTTTTGCTCAACTTCAAGCCGTTGGAGGCAGAAGTTAGTCGTTGATTTAATGGGCAAAGCAGGGACAAAAGCAATGGGCGAGTGAAATGGGTGCTATCTGCTACCATGGCGCCTCTGTAACTTCAGGTGTTGGATCATGGCATTTCGCCCTCTTACAGCCAGAGCGCCCGCCGTTCTGCTACGCGAAGCCAGGCCGTTGAAAGCCATCCTCGGCCATGCTCAACGCCTGGCCCATCTGCAGCGTCTGCTCGACAGCCAGCTGCAACCCGCCGCCCGCGAGCACTGCCATGTGGCCAAGTGGCGCGAAGGCGAACTGTCGCTGGTGGTCACCGATGGTCATTGGGCCACACGTCTGCGCTACCAGCAAAAACGCCTGCTGCGGCAATTGCAGATGTTCGACGAGTTCGCCGGCCTGACGCGGATCAAGTTCTCGGTGCGACCGCCCGTCATCCAGCCCAGAGCAGCCGGACACACGATGGATCTGTCGACGGATGCCGCGGCGACCATTCAATCCACCGCCGACGGGATCAGCGATCCGAGCCTGCGGGCGGCGCTGGAGCGTCTGGCAGCGCACGCCAAGGCCAAATCCTGACCCTGGCCCGCCCGCAACAGTTCTTAGCGGCGCTTGCTGCCTCCGAGCAACGATCCCATTAATCCCCGCACCAACTGCCGGCCCAACTGGTTCGCCGCCTGACGCATCGCCGACTTCAATGCCTGCCCTGCGGCAGTACCGAGAAACTCCCCGGCCTTGTCCGCCAGACTTGGTTCCTCCGCTGCAGGTTTGCCAGGTATCGCCTCGGCTTCAGGCCCCAGGTTCTTGCGTCCGGTGAGAATTTCATAAGCCGACTCCCGGTCGATCGGCTTGTCATAACGCCCCTTGAACGGCGACCCGGCAATCAGCATCGTGCGTTCGGTCTCGGTCAACGGCCCGATCCGCGATTGCGGCGGCGCTACCAACACCCGCTGGACCATTTCCGGCGTGCCTTTTTCCTGCAGGGTGCCGACCAGCGCCTCGCCGATCCCAAGCTCAGTCAATACCGACAACGTATCGAACGCCGGATTCGGCCGAAAACCGTCCGCCACCGCCCGCAGGGATTTCTGTTCCTTTGCGGTGAATGCGCGCAGACCGTGCTGGACCCGCAGGCCCAGTTGCGCCAGCACATCGTCCGGCAGGTCGCCCGGCGACTGAGTGACGAAATACACCCCGACGCCCTTGGAACGGATCAGCCGCACCACTTGTTCCAGACGTTCCTGCAAGGCTTTTGGCGTATCACCGAACAACAAGTGCGCTTCGTCGAAGAACAGCGCCAGCAGCGGTTTATCGGCATCGCCACGTTCCGGCAGTTGCTCGAACAGCTCGGCCAGCAACCAGAGCAGGAACGTCGCGTAGACCTTCGGCGCTTCATGCACCAGACGACTGGCATCGAGCAAATGAATCCGTCCGCGACCGTCAGCGGCCGGTTGAAGAATGTCTTCCAGTTGCAGTGCCGGCTCACCGAACAAGGCTTCGGCGCCCTGCTGCTCCAGGATGGCCAGACGCCGTAACAGCGCCTGGCTGGAACCGGTGGTGAACAACGCGGCGTCTTCGCCGAGCAGCTGCGGGTTGTCCTTGAGGTGGTTGAGAAGCGCTTTCAGGTCTTTCAGATCCAGCAGCAACAGGCCTTCGCGGTCGGCGACCTTGAACGCCGCGTACAGCGCCGACTGCTGGCTGTCGGTCAATTCCAGCAAGGCGCCGATCAGCAGCGGCCCCATTTCGCTCAGCGTGGTGCGCAGCGGATGACCGGACTCGCCGTGAATGTCCCACAAGGTCACGGGATAAGCCTGAGGCTTGTAGTTGAGCCACTGCATGCCGGCGATGCGTTCGGCGACCTTGCCCTGAGGATTGCCGACAGCACCGAGGCCGCACAGGTCACCCTTGATGTCGGCCGCGAACACCGCGACCCCGGCGTCACTGAACGCTTCAGCCAGCCGTTGCAGGGTGACGGTCTTGCCGGTGCCGGTCGCGCCGGCCACCAGTCCGTGACGGTTGGCCAGGCGCATCGCCTGGGCGATCGGTTGCCCGGCGAGATCGGCCCCGATAATGAGTTGCGAAGAGTCAGGCATTTGGTCACCCAATAGTTAATCTTTGTCGAGCATGGCCGATAGAGAGAAGTGAGAGACCGGATCAAAAGTCCGGTCCGTGATTTCCCTAAGGAGAGACGGAAATATCACTCAGCCTTCACACCTGCCCATTTTGCGCGCCTTTATAAAAGCACGCCCTGGACATTAAGACCTTAGCGGAACCCCAAGCCATGAACAAAAATCTACGTTTCAGCCATAAAATTTTGCTTGCCGCCGCCCTCATCGTCATTGCCGCCTTCGCCTCGTTCACGCTGTACAACGATTGGCTGCAGCGCAACGCGATCCGCGATGACCTGAACAACTACCTCAACGAGATGGGCGAAGTCACTGCCGACAACATCCAGACCTGGCTCAGCGGGCGAATCCTGCTGATCGAAAACGCAGCCCAAAACATCGCCATCAACCCCGAGCCTGCCGCGGTCGCGAGCCTGCTGGAACAGAAAGCCCTGACATCGACGTTCATGGCTTCGTACCTCGGCGACGCCACCGGCCACTTCACCATTCGTCCGGATGCGAAGATGCCGGACGGTTTCGATCCACGGGTCCGCCCTTGGTATAAAGGCGCGGAAAGCAGCAGCACCTCGACCCTGACCGAACCGTACATCGACGCGGCGACCGGCCAGACCATCATTTCCATCGCCACTGCCGCGAAAAAGGCCGGTCAGAGCGTCGGCGTGGTGGGCGGCGACCTGAGCCTGCAAACCCTGATCGACACCCTCAGCGCCCGGGATTTCTCCGGCATGGGCTACGCGTTCCTGGTCAGCGCCGACGGCAAGATCCTGGTGCACCCGGACAAGGCCCTGGTGATGAAGTCGCTCAAGGAAGCCTACCCACAGGACACCCCGCGCATCAGCAGCGACTTCAGTGAAGTCACCGTCGACGGCAAGACCCGCATCGTCACCTTCACCCCGATCAAGGGCCTGCCGTCGGTGAACTGGTACATCGGGCTGTCGGTGGACAAGGACAAAGCCTTCTCGATGCTCAGCCAATTCCGCACCTCGGCCGTGATTGCGACCGTGATTGCGGTGGCGATCATCATCGCCCTGCTCGGCATGTTGATCCGTATCCTGATCCAGCCGCTGCACGTGATGACCCGCGCCATGGAGGACATCGCCGACGGCGAAGGCGACCTGACCAAGCGCCTGACCATCCAGAACCAGGATGAATTCGGCGTACTCGGCACCGCGTTCAACCGTTTCGTCGAGCGTATCCACGGCTCGATCCGCGAAGTGTCGTCTGCCACCGGCCAGGTCAACGAAGTCGCCCTGCGCGTGGTCGCAGCCTCGAACTCGTCGATGTACAACTCCGACCAGCAAGCCTCGCGCACCAATAGTGTGGCCGCTGCGATCAACCAGCTCGGTGCCGCCGCTCAGGAAATCGCCCGCAACGCCGCACAGGCTTCGACCCAGGCCAGCGACGCCCGTGGTTTGGCAGAAGACGGCCAGCAAGTGGTGGATCGCAGCATCAAGGCGATGAATCAACTGTCGAGCATGCTCAGCGCGTCGAGCAGCAACATCGAATCGCTGAACAGCAAAACCGTGAACATCGGCCAGATCCTGGAAGTGATCACCAGCATCTCCCAGCAGACCAACCTGCTGGCGCTCAACGCAGCCATCGAAGCCGCACGGGCTGGCGAGGCCGGTCGCGGTTTCGCGGTGGTGGCTGATGAAGTTCGCAACCTCGCCCACCGCACCCAGGAATCGGCGCAACAAGTGCAGACCATGATCGAGGAGCTGCAGGTCGGTGCCCGTGAGTCCGTCAGCACCATGAGCGACAGCCAGCGCCACAGCCAGGACAGCGTGGAAATCGCCAACCTCGCCGGTGAACGCCTGAACAGCGTGACCCAGCGCATCGGCGAGATCGACGGCATGAACCAGTCGGTCGCCACCGCGACCGAGGAACAGACCGCCGTGGTCGAGTCGATCAACGTGGATATCACCGAGATCAATACGCTGAACCAGGAAGGTGTCGAGAACTTGCAGGCGACGTTGCGTGCCTGCTCGGATCTGGAGCAGCAGGCTTCGCGCTTGAAGCAACTGGTTGGCAGCTTCCGGATTTAACGCCGTTCTGCCGGTCGTCTTCGTCGTTCACAACTATCCGACGAAGACGACCGACAATCCCTCCGAAACCGGCCTTGCACCCCACCGCGAAACCC
This genomic window contains:
- a CDS encoding DUF721 domain-containing protein; protein product: MAFRPLTARAPAVLLREARPLKAILGHAQRLAHLQRLLDSQLQPAAREHCHVAKWREGELSLVVTDGHWATRLRYQQKRLLRQLQMFDEFAGLTRIKFSVRPPVIQPRAAGHTMDLSTDAAATIQSTADGISDPSLRAALERLAAHAKAKS
- a CDS encoding helicase HerA-like domain-containing protein; its protein translation is MPDSSQLIIGADLAGQPIAQAMRLANRHGLVAGATGTGKTVTLQRLAEAFSDAGVAVFAADIKGDLCGLGAVGNPQGKVAERIAGMQWLNYKPQAYPVTLWDIHGESGHPLRTTLSEMGPLLIGALLELTDSQQSALYAAFKVADREGLLLLDLKDLKALLNHLKDNPQLLGEDAALFTTGSSQALLRRLAILEQQGAEALFGEPALQLEDILQPAADGRGRIHLLDASRLVHEAPKVYATFLLWLLAELFEQLPERGDADKPLLALFFDEAHLLFGDTPKALQERLEQVVRLIRSKGVGVYFVTQSPGDLPDDVLAQLGLRVQHGLRAFTAKEQKSLRAVADGFRPNPAFDTLSVLTELGIGEALVGTLQEKGTPEMVQRVLVAPPQSRIGPLTETERTMLIAGSPFKGRYDKPIDRESAYEILTGRKNLGPEAEAIPGKPAAEEPSLADKAGEFLGTAAGQALKSAMRQAANQLGRQLVRGLMGSLLGGSKRR
- a CDS encoding methyl-accepting chemotaxis protein; protein product: MNKNLRFSHKILLAAALIVIAAFASFTLYNDWLQRNAIRDDLNNYLNEMGEVTADNIQTWLSGRILLIENAAQNIAINPEPAAVASLLEQKALTSTFMASYLGDATGHFTIRPDAKMPDGFDPRVRPWYKGAESSSTSTLTEPYIDAATGQTIISIATAAKKAGQSVGVVGGDLSLQTLIDTLSARDFSGMGYAFLVSADGKILVHPDKALVMKSLKEAYPQDTPRISSDFSEVTVDGKTRIVTFTPIKGLPSVNWYIGLSVDKDKAFSMLSQFRTSAVIATVIAVAIIIALLGMLIRILIQPLHVMTRAMEDIADGEGDLTKRLTIQNQDEFGVLGTAFNRFVERIHGSIREVSSATGQVNEVALRVVAASNSSMYNSDQQASRTNSVAAAINQLGAAAQEIARNAAQASTQASDARGLAEDGQQVVDRSIKAMNQLSSMLSASSSNIESLNSKTVNIGQILEVITSISQQTNLLALNAAIEAARAGEAGRGFAVVADEVRNLAHRTQESAQQVQTMIEELQVGARESVSTMSDSQRHSQDSVEIANLAGERLNSVTQRIGEIDGMNQSVATATEEQTAVVESINVDITEINTLNQEGVENLQATLRACSDLEQQASRLKQLVGSFRI